The DNA sequence GATCCGGCGAGTGGGCTGAGGCGGGCGAGCCGAACGTCCCGGCCACGTACCAGGGGTTGGCGGGCGAGCGGATCCAGGCGACGGTGGCCGCGTACACCGGGTCGTCGGGGGCGCAGAAGCCGTGGTGGGCGAGCAGGACGAGGCTGCCGGGAGGGTTGTCGTACAGCTGGTATCCCCCCTGCCCGTCCACCGCCCACGCGAACATGGGCCCGTCCGGGCCCGGCACGATGCAGTGGGCGCGCACGGCCCGCTGCAGATCGTCGGCCGCCCGCCGCGCCGACGCAGCCTGCTCCCGCCACCCCAGGCGCTCGCACATCTGGGCCGCATCCAGCAGTCCCCGCCAGGCGAGGACGTTGTCATAGGTCAGGTACGGGTAGACGACGGGATCGTCGGAAGGGTCCAGGAAGGTGGCGTGCAGTCCGCACGGTCCGCGCCAGGCGTCCAGGCGGGCGGGGTAGTCGGCCAGGACCTGCCGGACCGCGGGGTCGTCGAGGATCGACTCATCGCCGGTGGCGCGCAGGTAGGTCCCCACGCCCACCGGAAAGGCCGCCAGCTCGTCCAGCTCAAAGCCGGGGTAGATCACCGACCCATCCACGTACTGGGCGTGCATTCCGGCGTTGCGCCAGTGAGTCCGGCACGCGTACAGAACCACCTCCCGGGCGACGTCCCGGTCGGCGAGGACCAGCCCCGGCAGGGACCACAGGAAGGCGTCGCGGCTCCAGAAGGCCGCGCAGACGTAGTAGCGGGGGCTGCGGGAGGTCACCCACACCCACTGCTCGGTGTCGATGGTCCGGCCACAGGTGAAAAAGCGGTTGAACAGGAGGTTGAGGGTATACAGAGCCCCCAGCCGTCCGGACCCCCCCGCCTGCAGGGGTGCCAGCCGGCTCCGGGTCTCCGCCAGCAGGGTCTCCCACCCGCGCCGGCGCAGGTCCACGGCGGTGGTCCGGGCCCCGTCGGCTTCGGCGCCGACGCCGACGTAGAATGCCATCACCTCCCGCTGGCCGCGGCGCAGGCGCAGGGGGCGCGTCAGGCGCAGCGAGATCCGGTCGCGGGAGCGCTCCACCTGCGGCCGCACGTCCGGAACCGGGTGCACCGCCCACGCCACCACCGGCAGAGGGCCCAGGGCTTCCAGGCTGACGCTGCGGGTCCAGGGGTCGATCCGGGCGGCCGCCGTCACCGGGAGCGTGCGGGTGTGGAAGAGAGTGTAGGTGGTCCGGTCCCACTGGCCGGCCAGGCCCGCCTCCACCCGCACAGAGCGCCGGGCCTCCACCTCGAGGAGGATGACGATGCCCTTGTGG is a window from the Armatimonadota bacterium genome containing:
- a CDS encoding glycoside hydrolase family 125 protein, with the translated sequence MALPDLAPDGSLGSLQVLSAAARGLVGVEGSPLLRPLAGGTLRRRPVWERVDGWIPRFRWSSADLSLTETVLAPPDHKGIVILLEVEARRSVRVEAGLAGQWDRTTYTLFHTRTLPVTAAARIDPWTRSVSLEALGPLPVVAWAVHPVPDVRPQVERSRDRISLRLTRPLRLRRGQREVMAFYVGVGAEADGARTTAVDLRRRGWETLLAETRSRLAPLQAGGSGRLGALYTLNLLFNRFFTCGRTIDTEQWVWVTSRSPRYYVCAAFWSRDAFLWSLPGLVLADRDVAREVVLYACRTHWRNAGMHAQYVDGSVIYPGFELDELAAFPVGVGTYLRATGDESILDDPAVRQVLADYPARLDAWRGPCGLHATFLDPSDDPVVYPYLTYDNVLAWRGLLDAAQMCERLGWREQAASARRAADDLQRAVRAHCIVPGPDGPMFAWAVDGQGGYQLYDNPPGSLVLLAHHGFCAPDDPVYAATVAWIRSPANPWYVAGTFGSPASAHSPDPWPMAAANDLLAGRADALQWLREAEMDGGIACETVDARTGRVKTGAAFATCAGLLAAALALHRDRWA